The genomic window GCAGCATAAAGAACGTCCAGATCGAGCAGGGCAGGATATCTGCGCTCTCAGGGCGGCTTGGCAGCCTGCTTGAACTAAAGGCGCAGCGCAGCAGCAGGAAAAAGCAGCACGAGGGGCTTGAAGCAAAGAGCGCCCGGCTTGCTGACGAGATAGAAAAAAGCGAGCAGGAGATAGTTTCGCTTGAAGGCAGGGTCAAGGGCAGCGCTGACCTTCCGAGACAGCTGCAGCAGCTTATCAACGAGAGGGAGAACGCCCTTAAAGGCTCGCAGGAGCTGGGGCTGCTGACAGGAGACATCGCAAAGGTGAGCAAGCTGCGGCAGGAGCACAAGGCAGCAGCGGAGGATTATGAAAAGGCCGAGCAGCAAAGGCTTGCCGCAAGGGCGCATCATGAGGAGCTTGAAGGCATACTCAGGCGTGAGCGGGCAGGCATACTCGCACTCGGGCTAAAGGACGGCGAGCCATGCCCTGTGTGCGGCTCGGCATCTCACCCGAAGCCTGCACCTATAATGCTCGGCGAAGGGGTGAAGATACCCGACGAGCAGGAGATAGAATCCGCAAAGGCCGCAGCAGCGCAGCTTGCAGAGCAGGCGCAGAAGAAATACGAGCTTGTGCAGACGCTGAACGGCAAGGCGGCAGGGCTTGCAAACTCAGCGCTCGGCAGCGCACAAAGGCTGCTCGGGGCAGAGTGTACGCTTGAAGAAGCAGCTGCAAAAGCTATGCAGAAGATAGCAGAGCTCGATGAAAAGGCAAGGCTTCTGAGCGAAAGGGAAGCAGAGCTTACAGCACAGATAAACGAGGGCAAGGAGCTTGAAAAGAGCATTGCCGTCAAAAAAGAGGAGCTGTCGCAGGCAAGGCAGAGGCTCATGCAGGCGCAGCAGAACGCATCGTCGGTGAGCAGCGAGATCGGCGAGCTCGACGGGCGGATAAATGCGCTGTCAGACGAGCTTGAAAGGGAGCTGACGGCGACTCTTGGCATAAGCGACACTGCAGCTGCCGACAGCGAGATAAGAAAGCGCACAGAGCAGCTTGGCAAGGAGCTTTCGGAGCTGAGTGTGAGCTTTGAGCAGCAGAAAAAACGCAGCGAGCGATTTGGAGAGCTCGGGGCTCTGATACCCAAAAAGGAAAGCGAGACAGCCGAGCTTGACAGGCAGCTCAGTGTCATAGAGGGGCAGCTTGTTTCGGCGGCGACACGCTTTGAGGAGCTTTCGGCAAGAGAGCAGAGCATAGCGCAGGGGCTTAAGCTTGAGAGCCTTGAAAAAGCGCAGGCGGAGATAGACTTATCACGCAGAAGTGCAGCGCAGATAAGGGAGAATGCAGACAAGCTCTCAGAGAAGGTGAGTGCCGGCATCTCACAGGCAGCACAAAACGAGGGCAGCATAAAGAGTCTCGCTGAGGCCATATCACGCTATCCCGACGATGACCCTTCAAAGGCAAAAGAGCAGCAGCTGTCTCTTGAAAAGGAGCTTGGCGAGACAAGAAAGCTCAAAGAGGAAGCCGACACGAGGATACGCATAAACTCGGGCGTGCTTGACAATCTTGCCAAGACTGCCGACGAGCTCGGCGATGCTGACAGGCAGTATGCGCTGATAAAGGAGCTTTACGACACCGCCTCCGGCAATGTCAAGGGGCAGGAGAAGCTCTCGGTCGAGAGCTATGTACTTAGCGCATACTTTGACAACATTCTTGCACGGGCGAACGAGCGCATGATGATAATGTCAGACGGCAGGTACGAGCTTTTACGCAGCATCGACAAGCTCGGCAGAGGTAAAATGGGTCTTGACATCGACATATACGACCACGACGAGGGCACGCTCAGAAACGTGCGCACTCTCTCGGGCGGCGAGGGGTTCATGGCATCGCTCTCGCTCGCACTTGGTCTTGCCGAGGAGATACAGGCCTGCGTCGGCGGCATAGAGATAGACTCACTGTTTATAGATGAGGGCTTCGGCACGCTTGATGTCTCGTCGCTCTCGCTCGTCATGAAGGCTCTCGGCTGCGACTCGGAAAACAGGCGGAGCGTCGGGCTTATCTCCCACGTCACAGACCTACAGAACACGATAGAGCACAAGATATACGTTAAAAACGACCCCAGAGAGGGCAGCAAAGCGATAATTTCATAGCATACACAGCCCACAGGTGCATAGCGCTTGCGGGCTGTTTTCGCCCTTAGGCAGGGGGATAACGGCGGTTTTACAGGCGATGTCAGAATATGTCAGCGAAAAAACATAAAAAAATTTCATTTTCCTATTGACAAGGAGAATGAAAAGTGATATAATATATTAGTACCAAAAAGAACACATCGCGGGATGGAGCAGTTCGGTAGCTCGTCGGGCTCATAACCCGAAGGTCGTAGGTTCAAATCCTGCTCCCGCAACCAAACACAAAACGCCGTATTTACGATGAAAGCTCGTAGATACGGCGTTTTCTTTATACCCTGCCTGCGGTGAAATTTCCATATTTTAGGTAAATTTGACGTATTTGGAAGCTCCGTTCAACAATCTGTTGAACGGATTTGTTGAACGAAAAGGAGTCCGAGGTGTGATAATATTGCTGAATATACAAATTCAACCAACATTATACGATTATTCGTTTTTCTGCTTATGAAAAAATGCTGTGCCTATGTATATAACTTAAATATTGTCTTATAACTTGATTTATGTTATGATACAAATTTAAGTTATATTGCAGGAGGTGCGGATATGGAGTTTCTTGATCGTGTGCTTGGGATAAACGTTGTTTATTATGAGACTATATCTTCTATGCCGAACTTTATCAATTCAAGATATAAGGTGCAAAAGGTCACGCTTAACGGTCGGGCGGCTGCATTTGTTTATCCAAAGACAGAGCTTGACCCGGCAGGTGCAGTAAAGAAGCATTTTGACAGGATAAGCAAAAGTTGCGGCATGGCGGCTGTCCTTGTAACAGACCGTCTGACATACCGCCGGAAGGAATATCTGCTGCGTGAGCATATCCCGTTTGTCGTGAATGAGAAACAGATATATCTGCCCTTTATGGCAGTCTATCTTCAAGAGCGAGGCGATGCAGAGAAGACTATTGACAGTGATCTGCTGCCTTCGGCACAGGTGCTGCTGTTATACTATATATACAACGGATGCGGCAGGCTTTCGACCGCTGATGCCGCAAAAGCACTCGGATTTACAGCGACCTCTGTTTCAAGGGCATCAAAGCAGTTGGAGCAGTTGGGGATCATACAGGCCGAACAGCAGGGCGTTCACAAGGAGATATATTCCGACAAAACGCCGAGAGAAATGTTTATGTCAGCAAAAGGCTTGCTAAAAGACCCCGTAAAAAGAAAGATATATGTTTCCAAGTCAGAGATAAAGGACGACCTGCTTGCAGGGGGATACTCTGCGCTTTCTGAATACGCTTTCATAAATCCGCCTTACGTAAAAGAGTTTGCTTCCGACAGCATTTCCAAGTGGGAAAAATCATCAACAAGATCACTTCTGAACGAGAACGACCAGTGCCGGGTAGCACTCTGGCGTTATGACCCGGGAAAGCTCACAAACGGCAAAGCGGTCGACAGGCTCTCGCTTGCGCTTTCGTTACAAAACGACAAAGATGCTAAAGCTCACATATGTGTCGATAGTCATGATATGCTCGATAGGCGGCATATTCCTGGGACGCTGGATAAAGGAGACCCTTACACAGAACGTGTCAGAGTCGGCCGAGACGAGCGTTTATGATATCATCACGGTGATACTTTTCCTGATATCTATAGGCAACACCGCACAATCTTCGTGCGGTGTTGCCTTAACAAAGGCCTTGGCTACTGCCAGAACAACGACGAGCTTTACCGTATGCTGATAGGCGAATACGTCCGCTCGGCTCAGGAGAGGGCAGTGAGCCTGAGAGACTTCTTTGAGAATCACGACGCAAAGAACTATTCTATCATCGTACATTCGCTTAAGAGCACCTCACGTACAGTCGGTGCAGACGAGGTCGCAGAGCTTGCAGCGGCGCTTGAAAAGGCTGCCGGTGATGAGAACTGGGACTTCATATCAGAAAACCACGCTGTGCTTATCGAAAAATACACGGCGCTTATTGATAAGCTGTCCGCATACGCAGATGTATCGCAGGAGCAGGAGGACGACGAGATAATCGAATTCTTCCCGGAATAACGAAAAAGCAAAAACAGGTCTGAAAAGCTCAGGCCTGTTTTTTGGCGTACTTGCGCACAAAAACCGCCTGCGGGGCTTACCCGCAGGCGGTCTGCTATTCTAAGTGTTATCCGGTGAGTGATCTATCAGGTCATGTCACGGAAGTCGATAAGACCGTATGTAGCCTCGCCGGTCTTGTTTGTCATATCCTTCATGGAGGATACTACAGAAGCGTCTACGTTATTCTTTGTCTTGATAACTGCTACCTTGAATGTCGGATAAATAGCTGTATCCTGGTCGATTCTTATAGTAGCCTGCAGCTCTCTGAATGCGATGTTTACTCTGTCCATTACCTCGTCCTTGGCAGGCGCGCCGCCGACTACGGGGATCTTGACTACGAATTCATCGGAACCTGTACGGTAGATGTTCTCAGCCTCATAGTGCTCCTTAAGAACTTCACCGACACGGGCAAGCAGGTTATCACCTGCGATAGTGCCGTACTTGGAGTTGATGCCGCTGAAATCGCAGATATTGAACATCACGAAGTAGTAAGGATCTGTCTTCTTCTGCTCTGCTGCCTTCTGCAGGTCAACAGTAAGACTTATTCTGTTGTTTACGTCGGTAAGAACGTCCTTGAACATAGCTGTGTTGAGGGACTTCTTTGTAACGTTTGCCTTTGCGATGGTGGATACGAGCTTCTGGTTGATCTTCTCCTGCTTCTTGCTGATGAAGTTGAATACGATGATAAGGCCTAAAACTACCAGACCGAATATACCGAGGTAGATTATCATCGTTCTCTGTAACTCGAATACCTCGCCGGGGGTATCGTCGATAGTAAGTATCCAGCCGTACTCAGGGATATAGGTGTAGATAGAAACGTATGTCGTGCCGTCCTTCTTGTACTCATACTCGTCGGTAACGGTGCCCTTCTCGTCCTTGTACTTGTCGCACAGGTCGAGGAGCTCGTCGTTATCTATCTCCTGGTCTATCATGTCGGAGTCCTTATTGAAGATGTACTTTTTGGTGTTTACGTTCACCATTGTGTAGAACGAATTCTTGATGCCCGGAACAGGGACCTTGTCAAGGGTGTCGATAAGGCCTTCTGTGTAGATACCAAGACCTACGAAGCCTACCATTTTTCCGTCGTTGTAAACGCCCTTGTACATTGAGAGACACTGCTTGCCGCTCGCAGGGGAGATGATGATACCTGTGTTGTAAACGCCGTCGGGGCCTGCTGCCTCAAGAGCGTCTAAAAGCTGCTGGCGCTTGTCATCGTCCTTACGGGTCACCATGCCTATGATGCCTGCGGTGTCAGGGTTTGTGGGGTCATAGCTCGAGTGGGTCATAACCTCTGTCTTAAGAGTACCGCTCCAGAGACCCTCGTTATGCTCGATATCCTTAGCGAACTGCAGGGTGTATTCCTGAGCGGCGGACTTATAGTTGCCGTCGTCGGGGTTCAGAAACATCTCAACTATCTGCTTTGATTTACTGAAATAGGAAAGAGTTCTCTCAGAGTTCTCAACATAGCTCTTGATGATGTTTGCACGTTCATCAGTGATACCGTTCATGTGGTTGATAGCATTCTCTCTTGTCTTGCTGCTGACGGTGAGTGTGATGAAAATCGATAAGCCAAGCATTATGACAAGCTGAATGACCAGGATCAAATTAAGGGTAGAAAAGCTCTTGCCTGTTTTGTTTGATTTGCTCATAATGATTTACCTTCTCCTTGTATTATTTTTGTTTTTGTCGGCTTAGCCGAACAGACCTAAGAATTTTTTCTTCTTTTTCGGCGCAAGCTCTTCAAGGAACGCTTCATCATCGTCATCATCGTCCTCGACAGCACTCATGATACTGTTTACTCTGTTCATTAGCAGATCAGAGTTAGCACTGATATCGACCTCTTCGGAGTTATTCGGTGCGCCTGCATTTTTTTTCTTATCCAATATTCCTTCGCCTCCGTTTACTTAGAATTTCCTACAGCCGCCAGCCTGCTCATCAAAGGATATGAAAAGCCCGTCTGCCTGCCGTGATTTTACAGTAAGATCAGGATATCCGCCTGCATAAGGCAGAGCTTCTGCAATGATATTTACCGTGTATAAATATTTTAACACTTTTTCAGGAACTTGTCAATTATTACTAATGTGGTTATAACGTTTTCGTGAATTATTTCGTAAGTATGCACAATTTAATTCAACCAGTATGTGCAATGTGTCTTTAAATTGCATAGTTAAAACATCAAATCATTTGCATATTATACAAATATCATATTATTTTACTCCGGTGTCATATTTTTGCATAGTTTTTCGATTAGTATAAGTGAAGGGGGCAAACAGCTCTCAGACACTTTGCAAGGTGAGGAACATTAAATGAACGATAATGAACTGCTTGAGCTTTTGCGCCGTGACCCCGAGCAGGGGTTAAATGAAACAGTCAAAAGCTACAGCGCATACGTCTTTGCTGTCTGCAAGGGCAGGCTGGGTGCTGTGTGCGATGAGCGTGATATGGAAGAAGCGGCAAGCGATATTTTTATAAAGCTCTACCGCTTCGGGCAAAAGAGGGGCTTTGAGAACATCACCGCCCTGCGCCCGCTGATACTTATAATAGCAAGACGGCACTGCACCGACCTTTTCAGGGCAAAGACAGGTGAGGCGGAGACTGTTGATATAGACGCTCTCCCCGAATTTGCTGACAGCGCACCCGACAGCGAACGTACCGAGCTTTTAGAGCTTATCAAAGCCCTCGGCGAGCCTGACAGCAGGCTTGTGTGGCTGCGGTATTTCTACGGGCTCAGCTCAAAGGAGATATCAAAGGAAACAGGCGTACGCCCGAACACGGTGGATAAGCGCATAGCAAGGGCATTATCAAAACTCAGGAAAATGTTGGAGGAGGATATGTAATGGAAAAGCGTATAAACGAACTTTTTGACAGCCTTACCCCCGTTGAAGCCGCCCTTGCAGGTGATGAGTGCCGCATTGAGCGATGTGATGAGGATAGGGCAGAGCGCATACTTTCTCTGACGCAGAGAAAGGCAGGGATAACTATGACAGAGACAACAAACACACAGAAAAAGCGCAGACGCATAAAGCGCACTACATTTATAGCAATAGCGGCAGCGGCAGTGCTTACCTGCACGGCTGCGGCGGCTGCTGTACTGCCACGAGAAAGAGTGATAGAAAATGTATTTGGCGAAGACGCTGTCAACGAGCTGACAGAAAAAGGCATTATAGTAAACAAAGCTACAGTGACAGAGCATTTTACATTCACAGTAATTGCGGCATACGCCACAGACCGCAATGCAAGGATAATAATGACCCTTGAGGGAACAGACAACACAGGGCGTGATTTTATCAAGGAACACAGTAATGGGGACATCTGTGCCGAGATGATTGCCCTTGATGAATACAGCATTTCAGAATTCGGGCACAGCGAGAGAATGAACTATGACGAGCAAACGGGTTGCCTGATGATAGATATGCAGATAGCAGCAAAGCCTTTGGAGGGCAGCTCTTACAAATTCATTCTTACTCGTGAGGGCGACAACATTGGCATACCTATAATAAAGGAATATCTATCGTCAATAAAGCGGTTGGCGGCTATTGATTTTACGATAAGGCAAAACACCGAACCGATAAGATTCATATGCAAAGATCTCCCTGATATTTCGCTATGCGACTATGAGATATTTACAAGCCCCCTTGCGCCGTATGATTTCAGGCTGCTTGACGGCTGCGGCGAGAAGAGCGTGCTGACCTTTATATATAAAGACAAGACCCGCAAGACCCTTGACCTTTCGCAAACAGAAAAAAGCATGACAAGAGGGGTGATATTCAAAGGCACAACTATCGACTCCGAAAAGGTCGAAAAGATAATCATAGGCGGCGGCAAATACACCTACACCCGTGCAGAATAAAAGATAGCATAAAAAAGGCGGCAGCAATGCCGTCTTTCCTTTTTACAAATAATATGTTATAATATAAGGCAACACCGCACAAAGACCGCCTGAAGGCTTTGTACGCAACTTACTTGCATCTTTTCCGTCATATTACACATTTTTTCCTTGAAATACGGTAGTATTCCTTCGGAAAATCTGTGCAATCTGACGAAAAAGCTGACTGCGCAATTTGCGCACAATCTTCGTGCGGTGTTGCCATAATACAGAAAAAATTTCACACCCCCTGCAAGGATGCGGGCGGGTGATGCGTGTTATAAGTGAAAGGCAAAAAAGCGGCGCAGGCGGAGCGCTGGCAG from Ruminococcus sp. NK3A76 includes these protein-coding regions:
- a CDS encoding Hpt domain-containing protein, whose amino-acid sequence is MRCCLNKGLGYCQNNDELYRMLIGEYVRSAQERAVSLRDFFENHDAKNYSIIVHSLKSTSRTVGADEVAELAAALEKAAGDENWDFISENHAVLIEKYTALIDKLSAYADVSQEQEDDEIIEFFPE
- a CDS encoding sigma-70 family RNA polymerase sigma factor codes for the protein MNDNELLELLRRDPEQGLNETVKSYSAYVFAVCKGRLGAVCDERDMEEAASDIFIKLYRFGQKRGFENITALRPLILIIARRHCTDLFRAKTGEAETVDIDALPEFADSAPDSERTELLELIKALGEPDSRLVWLRYFYGLSSKEISKETGVRPNTVDKRIARALSKLRKMLEEDM
- a CDS encoding diguanylate cyclase, which translates into the protein MSKSNKTGKSFSTLNLILVIQLVIMLGLSIFITLTVSSKTRENAINHMNGITDERANIIKSYVENSERTLSYFSKSKQIVEMFLNPDDGNYKSAAQEYTLQFAKDIEHNEGLWSGTLKTEVMTHSSYDPTNPDTAGIIGMVTRKDDDKRQQLLDALEAAGPDGVYNTGIIISPASGKQCLSMYKGVYNDGKMVGFVGLGIYTEGLIDTLDKVPVPGIKNSFYTMVNVNTKKYIFNKDSDMIDQEIDNDELLDLCDKYKDEKGTVTDEYEYKKDGTTYVSIYTYIPEYGWILTIDDTPGEVFELQRTMIIYLGIFGLVVLGLIIVFNFISKKQEKINQKLVSTIAKANVTKKSLNTAMFKDVLTDVNNRISLTVDLQKAAEQKKTDPYYFVMFNICDFSGINSKYGTIAGDNLLARVGEVLKEHYEAENIYRTGSDEFVVKIPVVGGAPAKDEVMDRVNIAFRELQATIRIDQDTAIYPTFKVAVIKTKNNVDASVVSSMKDMTNKTGEATYGLIDFRDMT
- a CDS encoding AAA family ATPase, whose product is MRLHRLEMQHFGPYRGKTVIDFDRLGDGMYLICGDTGAGKTMLFDAVAYALYGKASGEYRTPEMLKSRSAAATDEAYVSLDFSCRGVSYHVRRSFAYERKKDKGTGNTTEDAAVALTIPGQPELRGKKADDKLQNDIIKLSYKHFSRIAMIAQGDFIKVLNASTLERQKLFGQLFGTDKYDTLTKELDKLRAEWADKLKGIDERVRAYFGGIACTKDNELYERLRELSEQGSAAIAPAMELTGELISGDRQLSSQENDKVKALEEKTGELELVLKRIEERSALVRQLEDAKKQGEALRQELEKGKELLEAAKAELPKALELEKQAAQIESQLEVYAQLDSVAKQAAEQKALAGRAGEQKAQMLINKDAAAEDLQKLKTERSALEDAAIKLEQIQSSIKNVQIEQGRISALSGRLGSLLELKAQRSSRKKQHEGLEAKSARLADEIEKSEQEIVSLEGRVKGSADLPRQLQQLINERENALKGSQELGLLTGDIAKVSKLRQEHKAAAEDYEKAEQQRLAARAHHEELEGILRRERAGILALGLKDGEPCPVCGSASHPKPAPIMLGEGVKIPDEQEIESAKAAAAQLAEQAQKKYELVQTLNGKAAGLANSALGSAQRLLGAECTLEEAAAKAMQKIAELDEKARLLSEREAELTAQINEGKELEKSIAVKKEELSQARQRLMQAQQNASSVSSEIGELDGRINALSDELERELTATLGISDTAAADSEIRKRTEQLGKELSELSVSFEQQKKRSERFGELGALIPKKESETAELDRQLSVIEGQLVSAATRFEELSAREQSIAQGLKLESLEKAQAEIDLSRRSAAQIRENADKLSEKVSAGISQAAQNEGSIKSLAEAISRYPDDDPSKAKEQQLSLEKELGETRKLKEEADTRIRINSGVLDNLAKTADELGDADRQYALIKELYDTASGNVKGQEKLSVESYVLSAYFDNILARANERMMIMSDGRYELLRSIDKLGRGKMGLDIDIYDHDEGTLRNVRTLSGGEGFMASLSLALGLAEEIQACVGGIEIDSLFIDEGFGTLDVSSLSLVMKALGCDSENRRSVGLISHVTDLQNTIEHKIYVKNDPREGSKAIIS
- a CDS encoding MarR family transcriptional regulator codes for the protein MEFLDRVLGINVVYYETISSMPNFINSRYKVQKVTLNGRAAAFVYPKTELDPAGAVKKHFDRISKSCGMAAVLVTDRLTYRRKEYLLREHIPFVVNEKQIYLPFMAVYLQERGDAEKTIDSDLLPSAQVLLLYYIYNGCGRLSTADAAKALGFTATSVSRASKQLEQLGIIQAEQQGVHKEIYSDKTPREMFMSAKGLLKDPVKRKIYVSKSEIKDDLLAGGYSALSEYAFINPPYVKEFASDSISKWEKSSTRSLLNENDQCRVALWRYDPGKLTNGKAVDRLSLALSLQNDKDAKAHICVDSHDMLDRRHIPGTLDKGDPYTERVRVGRDERL